From Lolium perenne isolate Kyuss_39 chromosome 5, Kyuss_2.0, whole genome shotgun sequence, a single genomic window includes:
- the LOC127301148 gene encoding putative disease resistance protein RGA3 yields MSGWMMMSKIMDKLRSVISLMSSSEQGELETQGSNKKLKSSIPMNQDGPTPPSSVRSHLLEIAAGADIMEEVAAVASRQQRSVLVLSGDGVIVNPILRQKRSGVVRFPGLFQIISMSGVFAVSSTCSTGFAELTVCLTEGQGDVIEGVAVGKFMAASLVMIKLATWSSATNERLPETSDKPADAAVAAAVAAASALLDGMLLLEGLPPEGHGAATEVDGAPTFRSPCVASLKAFFGGMVDRIIREEVQTALEMKPAHTSESLTHGEMQLRDERRVLEGTLSTMHDFMQRAEWCAHKDGMLFMDESVSLGFNHFQEEESMFGRPKELLELINLLCLPGIISKRVKDGTSGTMIAARTDNVSVLPIWGISGVGKTTLAYQIFREKRVCDNFDLLIWLCVSDGFDKKKLIKKFILSVAEREMKSDDLSYLQRILTNGIIHPSRRFLLVIDDVQEDICREDFHEWKSFLAPLKCARPGSMVLVTTRSLRVAEHVGTMKHYVLEGLPEGKLWEFFRMHAFGSDNSDINPVLASIGRSIVSRLNGSPLGAQILGRLLSLKLDPIYWRNILESELWEVQNEREDNRSICSALKLSYQYLPFHLKRCFSFCSMYPRNYEFDAVTLVDCWVAVGLVLPYGRMLPLDVGHVYFQQLVNRSFFQKAPTSSRHVMHDSVYDMAQQTSRNQCFVIKDTCDLSRIPPNVRHLSVLCNGLESSDLESLQAYKVLCSVICISTEPNIIPASVVERWFRDLVNIRMLRFISCQLKELPNNVGNLVHLRYLDISACEFDKFPDSLWRLYNLEILDARNCKIQDVPKDIIKLLNLQRVILKGDLIRQLGCLPGISNLLYLQEMPYYSVQDEPGRRIHELKNMDHLRGLLEISGLCSVIGMEQSAEAALHKKIYLNTLILSWHESIRPEKHNSNQEMEVLEGLRPSSNIKHLEVKFYMGAGFYPSWLHEDVLSSLSSLSISSCPHITTLFGQPSRTDGSSSSSTGSFTGFRSLTKLCITWCKRLTGLDNFLHPEYLPAIKVIRISNCEDLVSLPTKSLGEFVHLEDLEVSHCWSLNWEKGLTLPPSLKVLKLEACGEFSDSMLSCLGGLAALTNLDLQFCPSIESIGTQIWSHLQSLKNLKIVCCQGLNSIGGSESIARIRNVDIRHCPKLKELEQPFHRGCYC; encoded by the exons ATGTCGGGGTggatgatgatgtcgaagatcatgGACAAATTAAGGTCGGTGATATCGCTGATGTCAAGTTCGGAGCAGGGGGAGCTTGAGACACAGGGATCCAACAAAAAGCTGAAGTCGTCGATCCCCATGAATCAAGATGGCCCCACGCCCCCCAGCAGCGTACGGTCGCACTTGCTGGAGATCGCCGCCGGTGCAGACATCATGGAAGAAGTAGCCGCGGTCGCTAGTCGTCAGCAGCGCAGCGTATTAGTGCTCTCGGGAGATGGAGTCATCGTCAACCCTATACTGCGCCAGAAACGGTCTGGCGTTGTCAGGTTCCCTGGTCTCTTCCAGATCATTTCCATGTCCGGCGTCTTCGCCGTCTCGTCTACTTGCTCGACCGGTTTCGCCGAGTTAACAGTATGCCTTACCGAAGGGCAGGGTGATGTCATCGAAGGCGTAGCCGTTGGCAAATTTATGGCTGCCAGCCTTGTCATGATCAAATTGGCCACATGGTCCAGTGCTACCAACGAGCGCCTCCCGGAAACTAGTGACAAACCTGCTGacgctgctgttgctgctgctgttgctgctgcttccGCTTTGTTAGATGGAATGCTACTTTTGGAGGGTTTGCCGCCAGAAGGCCATGGGGCGGCGACTGAGGTGGATGGGGCGCCCACATTTAGAAGTCCCTGCGTGGCGTCGCTGAAGGCCTTTTTCGGCGGTATGGTGGATCGGATAATAAGAGAGGAAGTTCAGACGGCGCTCGAGATGAAGCCCGCACACACTTCAG AGAGCCTCACCCACGGAGAGATGCAGCTACGGGACGAGCGTCGGGTTCTTGAGGGAACCCTATCTACTATGCATGACTTTATGCAACGTGCTGAGTGGTGCGCTCACAAAGATGGGATGCTGTTTATGGATGAATCTGTCAGTCTGGGGTTCAATCATTTCCAAGAGGAGGAATCAATGTTTGGGCGTCCGAAAGAGTTGCTGGAGTTGATCAACTTGCTTTGTTTGCCAGGGATAATCAGCAAGCGAGTTAAAGATGGAACATCTGGGACTATGATTGCAGCGAGAACAGACAATGTGTCTGTTTTGCCGATATGGGGAATTAGTGGTGTTGGAAAGACCACTCTTGCCTATCAGATTTTTAGGGAGAAGAGAGTTTGTGATAATTTTGACCTGCTAATTTGGTTATGTGTCTCGGATGGCTTTGATAAGAAGAAGTTGATTAAGAAGTTTATACTGTCTGTGGCCGAAAGGGAGATGAAATCTGATGATTTAAGCTATCTTCAGAGAATTCTAACTAACGGCATCATTCATCCCTCGAGGCGGTTCTTGCTTGTAATTGATGATGTGCAGGAGGACATATGCCGTGAAGATTTCCATGAATGGAAGAGTTTCCTCGCCCCACTAAAATGTGCTAGACCAGGAAGTATGGTTTTGGTGACAACAAGGTCTCTGAGGGTTGCTGAGCATGTTGGTACGATGAAGCATTACGTATTGGAGGGATTACCTGAAGGAAAACTTTGGGAGTTCTTTAGGATGCATGCGTTTGGTTCTGATAATTCCGACATCAATCCAGTGTTAGCGAGCATTGGCAGAAGTATAGTTTCAAGGTTGAATGGTTCTCCTCTAGGTGCCCAAATTCTTGGACGGCTATTAAGCCTCAAGCTTGATCCAATATATTGGAGAAACATCTTGGAGAGTGAGTTGTGGGAAGTACAGAATGAAAGAGAGGATAACCGCAGCATCTGCTCAGCCCTTAAGTTGAGCTACCAGTATCTGCCATTCCATTTGAAGCGTTGCTTTTCCTTCTGTTCTATGTACCCTAGGAATTATGAGTTTGATGCAGTGACGCTAGTTGACTGCTGGGTAGCAGTGGGCTTGGTGTTGCCTTATGGCCGCATGCTGCCATTAGATGTTGGCCATGTGTACTTCCAGCAGCTTGTGAATCGGTCCTTCTTTCAGAAAGCTCCAACATCATCTAGACATGTCATGCATGATTCGGTGTACGATATGGCGCAGCAAACTTCCAGGAATCAGTGCTTTGTGATAAAAGATACATGTGACTTATCAAGAATTCCTCCCAATGTTCGTCATTTGTCAGTACTCTGCAACGGCCTTGAAAGCAGTGATTTAGAAAGCTTGCAAGCGTACAAGGTTTTGTGTTCAGTAATATGCATCAGCACTGAACCTAATATTATCCCTGCTTCTGTCGTTGAAAGATGGTTCCGTGATCTCGTTAACATTCGAATGCTGAGATTTATATCCTGTCAGCTCAAGGAGCTACCCAATAATGTGGGGAACCTAGTACATCTTCGCTATCTTGACATTTCTGCTTGTGAATTTGACAAGTTTCCGGATTCTCTTTGGCGTCTCTATAACCTTGAAATTTTAGATGCTCGAAACTGCAAAATCCAAGATGTTCCCAAGGATATCATCAAGTTATTAAACTTGCAGAGAGTTATACTGAAGGGTGATCTTATCAGACAACTAGGGTGTCTACCGGGAATAAGTAACCTATTATATCTTCAGGAGATGCCTTACTATTCTGTTCAGGATGAGCCTGGAAGGAGAATTCATGAGTTGAAGAACATGGACCATCTTCGAGGATTGTTGGAGATCAGTGGCCTCTGCAGTGTCATAGGTATGGAACAATCTGCCGAGGCTGCATTACACAAGAAGATTTACCTTAACACATTGATTCTGTCGTGGCATGAGTCGATCAGGCCTGAAAAGCACAATAGCAACCAGGAGATGGAAGTGCTTGAAGGCCTGCGCCCTAGCTCCAACATCAAACATCTGGAAGTCAAGTTTTACATGGGTGCTGGATTTTATCCAAGTTGGCTCCATGAGGATGTGTTGAGCAGCCTGTCATCGCTCTCAATCAGCTCCTGTCCTCACATTACAACTCTTTTCGGCCAACCCTCTAGAACGGACGGTAGCAGTAGTAGTAGCACAGGCAGCTTTACCGGGTTCCGATCACTCACCAAGCTGTGCATTacctggtgcaaaaggctaacagGTCTTGACAATTTCCTGCACCCAGAATATCTTCCAGCGATCAAGGTGATAAGGATCTCAAACTGTGAGGATCTAGTGTCACTGCCAACCAAGAGCCTTGGGGAATTTGTTCATCTGGAGGACTTGGAGGTGTCTCACTGCTGGAGTCTCAACTGGGAAAAAGGCCTAACCTTGCCCCCTTCGCTGAAAGTGCTCAAGCTTGAGGCATGTGGGGAGTTCTCTGATTCGATGCTGAGCTGTCTCGGCGGCCTGGCTGCTCTTACCAACTTGGACTTACAGTTCTGTCCGAGCATCGAATCAATCGGCACGCAAATCTGGAGCCACCTACAATCACTCAAGAACCTGAAGATAGTATGCTGCCAGGGGCTGAATTCCATCGGAGGATCAGAATCGATTGCGCGTATAAGAAACGTGGATATCAGACACTGCCCGAAGCTGAAAGAGCTAGAGCAACCATTTCATAGAGGCTGCTACTGTTAA